AATTTTACTATGATTTCGTACTTAATTGGACTAAGTAAATAAACAATGAAGTTTAAAAGACACTAagtaaataacaaattttacaTAAGACAGTGACAAATGCAGAAatataaaaactaactaaaaaaaataaaatagatcagagacggattaaataaaaaaattaaaaatataaaaacttgaAGATGAGTTTTGtcgaatttaaatgtaaaattcaAATTAGAATCATAACAACTCATAAAAAGTTGTATAAATCCAATTTAATTGTCAATTTATAAGACATTGAGCTACACAAGAACATGTTACTCTTTATCTACCACTTACCGAATgcttatcataatatttgatTAATCATAGAATTATATTAATGAGTTAGATTAGTGGGGTCTATGGCTGTGCATGTATGACAAAACGACAACTTATACTTAAGCGACACACAATGCCGCTTCTTTGTTGTGACATTAAGGTTCACGGGCTACGTTCTGCAGCTTATCCAAAATGAAACTAGCCCTATTTTCagagttctttttttttttttaagtttaggAAATCTATTCTCAGAGTTACATTCGATGGAAAAtgcattatttttattaagacTAATTCCATATGAAATCGTcatgttttatatatttcttcattttaatcatattttttttaaaaaaaatatatataaatttaccatTTTTTTGTGCTAATCTATCACCGAGTGTAAAAATCCGATGTAATTTTATTAGCTCGAGAACCGGAATCgacaaaaaaaagagagaaatgtgttttttttatggcattttagaatatttatttGAGAGGAGAAGGACACCAAATTTTTACATCGAaaatagatttgcaaaaaaataaaagatcgtAAATTTGTatgacactttttaaaaaaacatgattaaaatgaaaaacatgtaaaggtggtgattttatataaaactaaccctttttattatatatgattaaggatgttaagatggATCATAACAAAAATGTAACTAGTAAGGAACaacgaaataaaaaaatataatgacttttttgtacttttgcCTAACCAAAATAGAATGATTGGTTAGGAATAACCAAATTTTTGCCAGCCCCTAATCTATGTTAAAGAAATGATTaggaataattaaatttttgccAACCCCTAATCGTCATTTCTAACATAACATAGGTTTGGTCCTCACAAAATGGCTATGTTTAAGCCCTAAATGTAGATCAAGTCCTAATGCCAAAGTCCGTACTATCCTTAATTTAGCCCTCACAAAATGGTCATGTTTAAGCCCAGCATAGCCTGAACTTGGATTGATAGAAAAGGGGCCAACACCTTAAACTCTACTAATTTCTAgaagatgatttttttaaaaaaaaatccatttctaactttatttatatgaatattctcgtttttaaacttttttagtttttttaatatttttatccatactccctaaatttataaaattattctgtttaatttactttttgaaaaccatttaaaactgtTAGAAACACTTTTTAGAAACGGTTGCAAATTGTATTTgtataaaatgtttgaaactCTTTTAGAAACTATTTAAGAGACGTTTCTTATAAATGGTTTAGAACAcacctgaaataaaaaaaattggcagGAAACCAAAACGCAagagttaaaaattaaattatgaaacaTGTTGAGATAAGATTCTCAAGTTACAGTTATGGAGTTAATTTTTTAGGCATTTCTGTAAATTCCCTTTCTAAACTTTATAATTAGGAATGTCCAAAAAATGAGAGAAGATGAAAAAATCTTACCAAATTTatcggtttggttcgatttgatattataacaaaaatttgaatgttcATTTTGGATCGATTTCgaccttaaatttttttatatagtttttaATATAAACTGAAGCAAAAATAACCAAACGGACTGatctattttatttgaaaataatattttctcaaatttagttttgaaaatgaaaaaaaaaattcagttcagTTTGGAACGCATACACACTCCTCCTATAATGGTTTCATATGTGTTAATAACTTTTTCAGCATGCTATATTTTGTTGGCCTAATGTTCTAAAAAACCTCgacattttagctatttttcaatttcacttCAATTTTGTAAAATCGTCAATTGTATCCAAATTCATatctttcactttcaattgtactcacaagtactaaattaacctctttttcattggaaaagagttcaaataaatcatttattttgaatttttcaattgaaaaagagatcaaataagtcatttataaggaattgttgttttaattgtttCTGGATGCAAAAAACTCCAAGGTGTGGATTTGGATACAATTTGCAATTTTACAATGTAGAGGTGAAACTGAAAAGTGGATATAAAGTCGaattttttatgacattaagccaaacattttgttttacATTAGGTAGTTGGACTTGAAGCTATCGATGTTTAGGTTATTTTGTTTTTAGGATTACGATCTTCTCAACTCAATTGAACATGATCTATCatatttaatcaatttataTTGTTCATTATAAATTGAATAGTTGTAaactaaaacagtttataaattaatttacactTTTCAATTGGTAATGAAGAGTATAGATTGATTGGACATAATATATTCAATCAACTTGAAAGAATAAGAATGCATATCCTTTTTTTCATGTTGCTATTATCTTAATTAGCTTCAGTTTTTAGAAAACTACAATagccatattttattttaattgggttaattcctaaaaaaatcacgaactttacacgaaatttcattttaaccatgacttttaaaagttgtcatttaaaagcacgaactttcattttatttcaaatctatcagcaaagtaaaattcggtgtattttatctgactaaaaattcctaatcctaaatactctaactgaaagataataagatttgatgttgattaataaatTGGGtgtttcattaatggtttagtgaagaatttagtcaataaaaatacattgaaatgatgaatttgaaacaatatgaaagttcgtgtctttaaatgacaacttttgaaggtcatgattaaaatgaaatttcgtgtaaagttcgtgattttttttaggaattaaccctttttaatttatatagttGCATTCATATAAGCACTATTATCTTAAAAATTgtagtatatattttaaaaacatatactAAATTCTATTATCTTACATTTGAATGACCGCCggaaaaaaaagaaacagaaatacAATCTTAGTAGCTCattgatctttaattttttttttttttttgataattgatctttaaattaaatcatCTCATAGAAGACAACAAAAAATTGTATTCTCTCtataatcaaataaaacaaaaaacaaaatttccaacAGAATCTtcaattttctatatatattacAAAAACTTTTTCAGCCCTACATTTCGGCTTAACAATTAAACTCACAAACTCTATGTTTCTAATCTATATCTTGtacaaaaattatcttttcacAGATTCTcatttcgccgtttctcgtttCAGCTTCCATTTGCAAAACTTCTTAAGTAGTGTTATCAGAATCACGAGCATTCTTTCGTCTCTTCCGAATCAAATAATACCCAAAACCGCCTAAAACAAGCAGAATAACACAACCATCAATCACACCCACCATAATCAGTATCCATTTCTTCAATCCGGATCTCCCGTGCCCAACACGAGTTCCTTTCGGAACCTTTACCATATAAGTAAACCCTAATCCTCTTTCAACTTGCTTAACACCCATCACCAATCCATAAACAAAACACTCACTTAATCTTGAATATAATGCAGCAACACATTTACAATCTTGTAAGCACATATTTGCACAATCTTCTTTACTTATATTAACCTTAGTAGGAGCATTACTATTTAGTACACTACCCACATCATTAAATTCAACCAAATCTACTTCACTTTTGCCACAAAATTCGCTTTCTTTTCTTAATCCTTCGCTACACTGATCAGAGTTATTATCTTTAGTTAAAAGTCTAATGCACGAACATGTATTTGAAAATGTACAAATTCCGTAAGGTTTACAAGCTAACGGAAGATTACAAGTAGTGTTTAGCGCTTGAAATGCAGCTTGAAATGCTTGTTTTTCATGTGAGTAAAAGTAAAGTCCTAAATTTCCTGTTTTGTTCACCAAGGCTAAAAATCTTAAGGGTTGAAGATGAAGCCAACTCGATAAAGATGTAATCGACGCGATTTTGTGATGTTTATCGTTGAATATGTCTAATCCTTGTGTTCCTAGTTGGATAAAACTGATGTTTCTATTTTTTGTAGGCTTAAATTCCCAGTAAGAGTAGTTTAACTTACCGGAATTCAAAAAAAGAGCGATTTTGTTGCGGTGAATTTCGAAAGAATATGATGCTGTTGAATTTGTTGGAAATGAAACTAAACGAGTTGCAACATTTAGTCTCTGTCCCCATAGCATAACATCTGTTGGAAAATTGAAAGTTTGCCATTTTATACGGTTCAAGTCATCTACAAGAACCAGATTGCCAGAACCCAGAATCTGTAATCTCTGCATCaaataacaaaatgaaaaatagattaattttttaattttttgtttaattggCTCTAAATCAGAAGTATTACTCTACAATTCAAGTACCCAGTTGGCATATGGGAAGAAAACTTAAATCTTTATGCAAGAAAAAAGAAATCTATGAAGTACGGAAATGAAACCCCGAAAATAGAGGAAAACTGAAGCGGAAAGTACGGAAATGAAACACCGGAATATGCTGAAATGAAAAATAGCGAAATGAGAGTTTCGCAAGAATATGATATGAGCCATGAAGTACAGAAACTTTGAGAAAGctacatttttgtttttgaaactgCATTTTCCATTTCCGAAACATTTCACAAACCAAAATTCTCAAAAACCCGCAGATAAACATTTCACGCCATTtcgataaataataaaaattagacaCACTGGCGGAACTAAAGTGGGGCAATGTGGGGTGGCTGTTCCACCCGGTTCCGAGAATTTTCCGAAATCGATGcatatgaaataattttttcaaagagatcgaattattttaaaaaaaaaattgagtcaAACTACAATATCATTTGGTCTAAATGTTTTCAATAAAGTCAAAAAACATCTTGTTCTGTCTAGACTAAAACAAATTTCACTCCATCTGAGTAACATCTCTAATTCAGCCACAAATTAGACACCTATTTTCTATaaacaaaaatctaaaaaatcactcacaaataaaaacaatataaacacCTGCATACGAAATTTAACAATCACATTACCCACAACAAATATTATcagaaaaactcaaaaaaaaaaatccacaaaacataaataaaaatatttcccATTTTTCATTGCAAGGTTAGTGTTAGTGTTACTGTCAGTGTTAGTGTTACCTCCACACCTTGTCCAGAAGTGCCAGTTCGCCACCCGACAAAATCCTTCGCACCCTTCAACTGCAAATCTCCATCTCCTGTCAACTCGACAACACAAACATCCGAGGTAAAAAACGGAGAATAATGACCAGAATTCCACACCTTAACATCTCCAAGAAACACTTCCAAAGAGCAAGAATAATTGCCATTAATTGGCAAAACACTTAAGGCAACTTTAAAAATGGGTTCGATTTGATTGGTCTGAATCAAAAAAGCTCTCCCAATTATTCCAACACTGTACTCGACTGGTACTGCAATGGTGACTCTGTGACCAATGTGAAAATCTGATTTGCTGCGAATTAGAGTGAATAAGAGAAGAAAATAAAGGAAACCCAGTGGATAAAACTCCATGGAAGTGTAAGAATTGAGGAAAAGTTTGTGTCTTTTTAGTGCATTAGGATTTTCCGGGAAAATTTCGGAAATGGGTGTGGAGAGAAAGTGAGGGACAGAGTGTGGCACTACTGTTGGGAAACTTTTGCCACTGCACTCGCAAAAAGGgagtgagtttttttttttttttggtttaatggAGTGGGGTTAGTGATTACATTAGGCTTCTTcgtctaaaaatattttaactttttgattctttttttgtTGGGTTAATAACCTTAAAATATTCCATCTTctattttacttttcaaaattttcaattttaactcattttctaattcactttcaattataatCTTTTGTCCAAATTGGTATGGACTAAATCCAAATATAGTGTTTGCTTATattatttcgtattgtttcaatttgtattattatgataataaatttaaaaataaaataatatgtgaggtttatttaaattttttctcactaaaaattaaatacatggttacaattaaaaatgaaaattagaaaatgggttaaaatttaaaaatttaaaagatgaatctataaataaaaaaattcaaaaaaattgaagtatttttggatgattaagccttttttttattgaactattaaaatcgtcaattttcaatttaattttaaactttattatagtcattcatttaaatcaaacttaaataaattaaatatatttttcatattgcATCATACTGATCCAGTTTAtcgttttattattataaaatttcataaataaaaggtttatataatttttttactctaatttaaataaatagttataattaaaattaaaaaaaatggagtatttttttagttataaagGCGTTAATATTATGGCATTAAAGATTGTTAATTTTGGGACTCTGTTTTTTAGTAGTATAATTTTGCAGAGTGGAGTGAGTTAAAAAGAGTAATGCTATTAAACTCTAGTTAGTTGGCCACAGGCTGTCCATGTGAAGGGGTTTTAAGGAGTGCGTTAAATTATGGGGTTTTTAAAGGCTTGTAGGGTAATTAGTGATTACTGTGTGTTACTACTATATATAGCACCATAATATTCTTATTAATTACTCTGTTTTATAATGCTAGTTTTCTAGAGAGTAGACTACTActacataatttaaataaaaataattatgttactttttattaattaattaattttagtaaaattttaatacatgtATTCATCTTTAACGATTTATCAATAAAGTATTTGAATATAAATGATCAAACCGAAggaaaatttaattgaatatgagttttttttaaatagaatctATTTATGAAGATTAAAGTGCAAATGAAGAAAATCATATAACAAGAACAATTATATGATCTTTTAAATACTAAACAATAATCTAAGatacaacaaaaaaattaatcgaaaataagaaaaatctaGACATAATTCCAGTAAACTTAAGACAACAATGAATAAAGTTCCGTCAAACGGggtatttcaatatatttttttccgaTTTGACATACGATCCACTAGATCCATTGAAGTTTAGTATTTTCCGATCTTTATCTTCAataagattttaaaaagttagatCTATAACCTTCCAATTTTTTAGAACtacaagaaattaaaatttaaagtccaAACAAACACTAACAATTTTTTAGAGATCTAAAACATCGGATCAAAAGAGGTACAAAAAAGACCATAAACATTTATTCAAACAAGATATAAATTCAAaccgaatttttaaaaaaaaaaacaaatacttattaaaaataaagaatatatCTAGAATAAATAGTAATATGGACGGAGACAAGATGATTTTCTGGTTTTAGccagaaaaattattttctctcacccttaaaaaataaatgaaaagagaGTTTTCGCTAAAAAGAAGCATGTGTTGGTTACCAacacaatttatataaaatatcaaaataaaaaagactTAATTGCAATTATGTATcacatttgcatttttttcatttagatCGTCTCGTTTTATAtctaaaacggtgccgttttacatccaaaacggctTCGTTTTACACTCAAAATGTTGTCAGCATCActattgcaaaattttgaaatttcatgtatttatatgccaaaattaaaagttcatattaaataccaaaaatacgcgaaagttggtgattgtTTGTGCATTTAagtctaaaaaaatattaaaattttaattataaaagaaatttgtataaaataataaagactttctattttaaattaataaaaactatttaagaaattatttaaaaatgtgtattttattatataaatgagtAAATATCATATGTGTTTTTATTAGATTACTTATATGAAATTATGAAAGTTAATGTTTATAGCGATTTGTGTACTTCATCTAAAACATGACATCccacattttatcttttttaaatcTTGCATTGTGTAGCTCATTACCGTTTTTCGGCTGTTTGAAGTCTATATAAAAATGCATCGGCAATTTAGGGACATTTTGACACCTCTATTTGAAATTATTTGCCTAATTTTTCTCGTCTATAGcgatataatatattattttaaatttgacgACTTATAGTCCAATTATATTTTTCCATATGGACTTCCAACAGACGGAAAATGATAATGGACTATAATTTTAGATAATATATTGTTAAAAGTgggaattttatatataaatgacCCATTTTATTGAGTAtagtattatatattataaaaaattaattaaagatattatatttattatataattaaataaaagtaccAGTATTTGTACTTATATTGTCTATGAATTTGGCCAGGTGAATAGAGggaaatatagaaaaatttgCTGTGGCGTTTAGAAGAAAAATGACATGCATAGAGATAGAGAGGTAGGGACAAGGGGATCATCAAATTCTGCTGGAACAATCGATTGCTTCCTTTCAAGTAGTGCGAAAGAAAAGTTTCTACTTGCCACGTGTAAGATGCATGGATGTATTAGTCACTTGCTGACATGGCATTTGGTGACACTACTTCAACGCAAGTATGACATGTCCTCCCActtacattaaaaacaaaagtatTTATCTCATACATCAAGTTATACttacaacaaaataataaacacttagaataaaaaaatattttaattattatttattatttataattaaattctttaTATGGTCAAGATATCATTATTTTTTGCACGTATCTGTTCTTCACCCAGATCTTGTTCTTCACCTTTCGTGAAGAACAAGATCTCTGTTCTTCACGGATCCGTGAAGAACAGCCGAAAACGATGGTGGCCGACCGGAAAAAATGGTGGTCGGCATGAAAAGTTTAAGacttttttgtttgttaaaaatatgatttttagaGTTAGTTTgttatgtatataaaattgtagggttaatttattatataaaggttttaaattaaagggattataattgtttttttttaattattaggtattaattttaaattttgaaaaaaaagtaggaccattttaaacctttttctattaaaaatcattttaaaaaaaccaACTTGAAAATCATAGAGTGTATCTTACTCTCTtgagtgagagtggggagggggatTTTTGTACTAATTTTGCCAAATTTAGAgtaaaaacaatatatttttttcaatttagacgtttttgatactttgtgtgAAGTTAaggggggtaaaatgatccttcgttcattttaaaaatatcatccCAAATTTCTATTTGCAGTTCCGTACTATAAATTTTTTCAGGGCTGATACATATCTTTGGGCTTTCTTCAGATATGCTTGAATTAGTGATGTGGATGGCATTTATACGCCTACAAAAGTTTATCTGCATGTATAcgctttttatgttttaaagtttacaaatgtacaTACATCTTTATTTGGTCATTAGTCTAATTACATTACAAATAATGGGTTCCCACACGTGGCATTAGACTTTAGATCTTAGACTTAGACTTTAAATCACCACAcagttttataatatatttattttcttttgatctcttctaatttttttataaaaataaaaataacataaaaataaatgagttattttatataaattattctcTTTTAAccaatatattatcatatttaaattattatttttaaccaattaaaattatttatatcagactaaaaatttaaatattgatatttgcttatataaaattataacaaaataattaaatatttcttttaaaataatactaaaattttacaatttttttcacAAGTTAATtgttgtaaatattattaaataaaagtatttaatagttttttcttttctttttaaaagctAGTAACTACATTATTTTGTATAATAGATTAAATTATTGTACTTATAAGTTGGGCATAAATTTCATTAATTCACGAATCGAATTTGACAAATGAATTCacatatatttatttagttattttatttttttttaaatatttaaaattattttttatcaaaattttatgatagtacaaataaatatatatagaaagtattttaaaaatagagcaACTAAAGAGCAATCAAGTTAAAAAaatgtactatatttttatactataaCAAAAAgcgaaatcaaaatttaaattattcgaATATTCATATaatgtaataaaattattgaaaaaaaatgaatatatatatatatatatatatatatatatatatatatatgttcatTGTAAAAATTGAATATGCAAGTAAAGAGCAACAAAATAACAGCATAATTTACGAATAATTAAAAGACaactaaaaaaactaaaaaacaatCAAAGAACAACTAAAGAGCAATCACAAAgaaactataaaataattaaatagcaatcaaaatattatcaaaaaaatagagcaacaaaaaaaacaaaaaaaattgaaattgaaatagaaaataaacttaacaataacaacaaacatattcatcttcttctctcttttctt
This region of Mercurialis annua linkage group LG1-X, ddMerAnnu1.2, whole genome shotgun sequence genomic DNA includes:
- the LOC126661042 gene encoding EP1-like glycoprotein 3, giving the protein MEFYPLGFLYFLLLFTLIRSKSDFHIGHRVTIAVPVEYSVGIIGRAFLIQTNQIEPIFKVALSVLPINGNYSCSLEVFLGDVKVWNSGHYSPFFTSDVCVVELTGDGDLQLKGAKDFVGWRTGTSGQGVERLQILGSGNLVLVDDLNRIKWQTFNFPTDVMLWGQRLNVATRLVSFPTNSTASYSFEIHRNKIALFLNSGKLNYSYWEFKPTKNRNISFIQLGTQGLDIFNDKHHKIASITSLSSWLHLQPLRFLALVNKTGNLGLYFYSHEKQAFQAAFQALNTTCNLPLACKPYGICTFSNTCSCIRLLTKDNNSDQCSEGLRKESEFCGKSEVDLVEFNDVGSVLNSNAPTKVNISKEDCANMCLQDCKCVAALYSRLSECFVYGLVMGVKQVERGLGFTYMVKVPKGTRVGHGRSGLKKWILIMVGVIDGCVILLVLGGFGYYLIRKRRKNARDSDNTT